A genomic window from Serratia liquefaciens includes:
- a CDS encoding glycosyltransferase family 4 protein: protein MIYVNARFLTQDLTGVQRFAQEISLALSNIRNDVVFISPKNIIHTDIASKLNVQIIGERSGHLWEQLELPAFLCKQGNPLLINLCNTAPVFYSNKFVTHHDVIYKRYPQSYSAKFRFVYNNIFPLMLRSSKALLTVSEFSKKELYAAFNYPLNNIHVINNAVAGKFRAEPQVTSDEKPYLLAVSSPNYHKNFHGLITAFSQMEGNKDVVLKIIGSANKNFAGVHFSPEAMQAENIQFVGRVSDESLIKLYSNARAFVFPSLYEGFGIPPLEAQACGCAVVASNRASLPEVLADSVLYFDPENTLEMRQTLDRIMQDDVLRQTLVEKGFENVKRFDWGRSAEDLNKIIMRSTQ, encoded by the coding sequence ATGATTTATGTCAATGCGAGATTTTTAACACAAGATTTAACGGGCGTTCAACGTTTTGCTCAAGAGATAAGCCTGGCGTTAAGTAACATTCGAAATGATGTGGTGTTTATTTCCCCGAAAAATATTATTCACACTGATATCGCTTCAAAGTTGAATGTGCAAATTATAGGTGAACGAAGCGGGCATTTATGGGAACAATTAGAGTTACCTGCTTTTTTATGTAAGCAAGGAAACCCTTTATTGATTAACCTATGCAATACCGCTCCGGTATTTTATAGTAATAAATTTGTAACTCATCATGATGTTATTTATAAACGCTACCCACAAAGCTATTCTGCAAAGTTTCGTTTTGTTTATAATAATATTTTTCCTTTGATGTTGCGTTCTAGCAAGGCATTGTTGACCGTAAGTGAATTTTCAAAGAAAGAACTTTATGCAGCGTTTAATTATCCTTTAAACAATATTCATGTAATTAATAACGCCGTTGCCGGTAAGTTTAGGGCTGAACCTCAGGTGACTAGTGACGAGAAACCTTATTTATTGGCGGTTTCATCCCCGAACTATCATAAAAATTTTCACGGACTAATTACCGCCTTTTCGCAAATGGAAGGTAATAAGGATGTAGTGTTGAAAATCATTGGGTCTGCAAATAAAAATTTTGCAGGGGTGCATTTTTCGCCAGAGGCAATGCAGGCGGAGAACATACAATTTGTTGGCCGTGTGAGTGATGAGAGCCTGATTAAACTTTACTCGAATGCCAGAGCTTTTGTTTTTCCTTCATTATACGAAGGGTTTGGAATTCCTCCATTGGAGGCACAGGCTTGCGGTTGCGCAGTGGTAGCATCCAATAGGGCCTCTCTGCCAGAGGTACTGGCTGACAGCGTGTTGTATTTTGACCCAGAAAATACCCTTGAAATGAGGCAAACCTTGGATCGAATTATGCAAGATGATGTTTTACGTCAAACTCTGGTTGAAAAGGGTTTTGAGAACGTTAAACGTTTCGATTGGGGGCGTTCTGCTGAAGACTTGAACAAAATCATTATGAGATCTACCCAATGA
- a CDS encoding glycosyltransferase: MKKKVLHVAETVKGGVATVIRQLVQPNGEFDFYCLLPDSQYSEIGTFPESKLKKFTRTGRNISSFISLAVNYIRIVRKEKPDVIHIHSTFAGVICRLLTPLIRMSCQPKIIYCPHAFSFLMDTSEKKKSVYTRIEKILQKKTDVIICTSEYEKRVALGVGLDSNNLTVVYNGVEPPLPTGDHVTPYQSDKINILFVGRFDYQKGFDLVKEIADRLDDGFLITVVGGNVHATEHPPLHARINYKGWLTSTEIAPYFSYADVLLMPSRWESFGLVAVEAESYGLPVVASRCSSLPEVVCEGVTGYLFTTNKANEAVEILSTRGKDDWASMKAACVDFYSTNFTSDRMVSSTYHLYR; encoded by the coding sequence ATGAAAAAAAAAGTGTTGCACGTTGCTGAAACGGTGAAAGGTGGAGTCGCAACGGTTATCCGGCAACTTGTACAACCAAATGGTGAGTTTGATTTTTATTGCTTGCTGCCGGATAGCCAATACAGCGAGATTGGCACGTTTCCTGAGAGTAAGTTGAAAAAATTCACTCGTACTGGGCGAAATATTTCATCATTTATTTCACTGGCCGTGAATTATATTCGCATAGTTCGTAAAGAAAAGCCGGATGTTATCCATATCCACAGCACTTTTGCAGGCGTAATATGTCGATTACTTACGCCTTTGATTAGAATGAGCTGTCAACCAAAAATAATTTATTGTCCGCATGCATTTTCTTTTTTGATGGATACTTCTGAGAAGAAAAAAAGTGTTTATACGCGGATAGAAAAGATACTGCAAAAAAAAACCGATGTGATTATTTGTACCAGTGAGTATGAGAAGAGAGTGGCTCTCGGCGTAGGGCTGGACTCAAATAATTTAACCGTGGTTTATAACGGGGTCGAACCGCCATTGCCCACTGGTGATCATGTTACGCCCTATCAATCAGATAAGATTAATATACTTTTCGTTGGGCGTTTTGATTATCAAAAGGGTTTCGATTTAGTTAAAGAAATTGCGGATAGATTAGACGATGGATTTTTAATTACCGTCGTTGGTGGCAATGTACATGCAACAGAGCATCCCCCTCTTCATGCAAGAATAAACTATAAAGGGTGGCTGACTTCTACTGAGATAGCTCCTTACTTTTCCTACGCAGATGTTTTGTTAATGCCAAGTCGTTGGGAATCATTCGGCCTGGTAGCGGTTGAAGCTGAGAGTTACGGGCTGCCAGTGGTAGCCAGCCGTTGCAGCTCTTTACCTGAAGTCGTCTGTGAAGGTGTTACGGGCTACCTGTTTACGACCAATAAAGCCAATGAGGCTGTAGAAATACTGAGCACACGTGGTAAAGATGATTGGGCATCAATGAAAGCTGCCTGTGTGGATTTTTATAGCACCAATTTCACTTCTGACAGAATGGTTTCTAGTACTTATCATCTTTACAGGTAA
- a CDS encoding mannose-1-phosphate guanylyltransferase/mannose-6-phosphate isomerase produces MSNLYPVIMAGGTGSRLWPLSRELFPKQFLALCNEFSMLQTTVMRLKGLDIINPLVICNEEHRFIVAEQLRQITRLSHNIILEPVGRNTAPAIALAALQAVSSGDDPLMLVLAADHVIQDEAIFRDAVNQAVPYAEAGKLATFGIVPTGPETGYGYIQKGTSIDGSSICGVSRFVEKPNLETAQQYLDSGEYLWNSGMFLFKASRYLDELERFRPDILDACKKSLAHLSPDMDFIRVDREAFIACPDESVDYAVMEQTADAVVVPLDAGWNDVGSWSALWEISEKDVKGNSTFGDVLEHNCSNNYIRAEHKLVAMVGVDNLVVVETKDAVLIANKDKVQDVKEIVNQLKQQKRSESKQHREVYRPWGKHDAIAQGERFQVRRITVKPGEKLSLQMHHHRSEHWVVVSGTAKVNTNGKVQLISENESIYIPLGAEHSLENPGKIELDLIEIQSGAYLGEDDIVRIGDSTQHN; encoded by the coding sequence ATGAGTAACCTTTATCCTGTTATCATGGCTGGGGGGACAGGGAGTCGTCTGTGGCCACTTTCTCGTGAGTTGTTCCCAAAACAGTTTCTAGCTTTGTGCAATGAATTTTCAATGCTGCAAACTACGGTGATGCGTCTTAAAGGGTTAGACATTATTAATCCTCTTGTGATCTGCAATGAGGAACATCGTTTTATCGTTGCAGAGCAACTGCGTCAAATTACCCGTTTGTCGCATAATATCATTTTAGAGCCAGTAGGGCGGAATACAGCCCCTGCGATCGCACTTGCTGCGCTGCAGGCTGTTTCGAGTGGTGATGATCCTCTTATGTTGGTATTAGCTGCGGACCATGTTATTCAGGATGAAGCCATTTTCCGAGACGCGGTGAATCAGGCGGTACCCTATGCTGAAGCGGGTAAGTTAGCGACATTCGGGATTGTACCGACGGGGCCTGAAACGGGTTATGGTTATATTCAAAAAGGCACTAGCATTGATGGTTCCAGTATTTGTGGCGTGTCGCGTTTTGTTGAAAAACCTAATCTTGAAACTGCTCAACAGTATCTGGATAGCGGGGAGTATCTGTGGAATAGCGGTATGTTCCTGTTTAAAGCCAGTCGCTATTTAGATGAATTGGAGCGTTTCCGTCCCGACATTCTTGACGCTTGCAAAAAATCCCTGGCGCACCTGTCTCCGGATATGGACTTTATCCGTGTCGATCGCGAAGCATTCATTGCGTGTCCGGATGAGTCGGTTGATTATGCCGTGATGGAACAAACAGCGGATGCCGTGGTTGTACCGTTGGACGCCGGTTGGAACGATGTGGGTTCCTGGTCAGCCTTATGGGAAATCAGTGAGAAAGACGTAAAAGGTAATTCTACCTTTGGCGACGTTCTGGAACATAATTGTTCTAATAACTACATCCGTGCGGAACATAAATTGGTGGCTATGGTTGGGGTAGATAACCTCGTAGTGGTAGAAACCAAAGATGCGGTATTGATTGCCAACAAAGATAAAGTTCAAGATGTTAAGGAAATCGTTAATCAACTCAAGCAGCAGAAACGTTCCGAAAGCAAACAGCATCGTGAGGTTTATCGTCCATGGGGTAAACACGATGCGATTGCACAAGGTGAACGTTTCCAAGTACGCCGTATTACTGTCAAACCCGGCGAAAAGCTGTCTCTCCAGATGCATCACCATCGATCAGAACATTGGGTAGTTGTTTCTGGGACGGCGAAAGTCAATACCAATGGGAAAGTACAGTTAATTAGCGAGAACGAGTCTATTTATATTCCTTTAGGTGCTGAGCATTCCCTCGAAAATCCGGGAAAAATAGAGCTGGATCTGATTGAGATTCAATCAGGAGCCTATCTGGGTGAGGATGATATCGTTCGTATTGGTGATTCAACTCAACATAACTAA